CGGTCGGCACCGATGACGATGGTTGCGCTCACTTGCGCGTCTCTGGCCGAATACCGCAGAATCGGCAAGGCGGGCATGCGCGATTTCCCCGGTCTTTTAAGACCGCCAAGGGCAAACGGCGACGTGGCTGTTGAATGCCACGCCGCCGTCCTGCGACCCGAAAGGCTGCGGGGGACAGCCGCTTCGGAAACTCAACCCAAACGGATCAGGAAATCAAACGCAGAAAGCGCCGCTTTCGATCCTTCGCCCATCGCGATGATGATCTGCTTGTATGGCACCGTCGTCGCATCGCCCGCGCCAAACACGCCCGGCAGGCTGGTGGCGCCGCGCGCATCGACCTCTATTTCACCGCGCGGCGAAAGGTCGATCGCGCCCTTCAGCCATTCGGTATTCGGCACGAGACCGATCTGCACGAAGATGCCTTCCAGTTCGACGGTGTGCAGGACTTCGCTTTCGCGGTCCTTGTAGACAAGCCCGGTGACCTTGGCGCCATCGCCAAGAACCTCGGTGGTCATCGCCGACGTGATGATCGTGACATTCGGCAGCGAACGCAGCTTCGTCTGGAGCACCGCATCGGCCCGCAACTGGCTGCCGAATTCGATCAGCGTGACATGCGCCACGATCCCGGCAAGGTCGATTGCAGCTTCAACGCCCGAATTGCCGCCGCCAATCACTGCCGTACGCTTGCCCTTGAACAGCGGGCCATCGCAGTGCGGGCAGTAGGCCACGCCCTTGTTGCGGTATTCGTCCTCGCCCGGCACACCCATCTGCCGCCAGCGCGCGCCAGTGGACAGGATCAGCGTCTTCGCCTTCAGACTTGCGCCATTCTCCAGGCGGATTTCGTGCAGGCCATCGGCGCCTGCCGGAACCAGCCCGGTCGCCTTCTGCAGGTTCATCACGTCGACTTCGTATTCCCTGACGTGATTTTCCAGTTGCGCCGCCAGCTTGGGTCCTTCGGTGTGCTGCACGGAAATGAAGTTCTCGATACCCATCGTGTCAAGCACCTGACCGCCAAAGCGCTCGGCCACCACCCCGGTACGGATGCCCTTGCGCGCAGCATAGATAGCCGCAGCAGCCCCGGCAGGACCACCGCCGACCACGAGCACGTCGAATGGCTTCTTGGCAGCGATCTTCTCCGCAGCGCGCGCCGATGCGTTGGTATCGAGCTTGGCGACGATCTGCGCGAGGTCCATGCGGCCGGAGCCGAAGGGCTGACCGTTCAAGAAAACCGTGGGCACGGCCATGATCTGGCGGCGCTCGACCTCGTCCTTGAACAGCGCGCCATCGATGGCGACATGGCTGACGTCGGGATTCAGCGCGGCCATGATGTTCAGC
This genomic interval from Novosphingobium sp. CECT 9465 contains the following:
- the ahpF gene encoding alkyl hydroperoxide reductase subunit F, producing MPVLDANATAQLKAYLGNLRRPVELVATLDDSPKSAEMRALIEEVAAQSDKVSARFDGTDERAPSFAIRANEGRAQAVFAGLPMGHEFTSLVLALLHVGGHPPKEEADLLEQVRGLEGPLHFETFFSLTCQNCPDVVQALNIMAALNPDVSHVAIDGALFKDEVERRQIMAVPTVFLNGQPFGSGRMDLAQIVAKLDTNASARAAEKIAAKKPFDVLVVGGGPAGAAAAIYAARKGIRTGVVAERFGGQVLDTMGIENFISVQHTEGPKLAAQLENHVREYEVDVMNLQKATGLVPAGADGLHEIRLENGASLKAKTLILSTGARWRQMGVPGEDEYRNKGVAYCPHCDGPLFKGKRTAVIGGGNSGVEAAIDLAGIVAHVTLIEFGSQLRADAVLQTKLRSLPNVTIITSAMTTEVLGDGAKVTGLVYKDRESEVLHTVELEGIFVQIGLVPNTEWLKGAIDLSPRGEIEVDARGATSLPGVFGAGDATTVPYKQIIIAMGEGSKAALSAFDFLIRLG